A part of Melittangium boletus DSM 14713 genomic DNA contains:
- a CDS encoding DPP IV N-terminal domain-containing protein — MNAKALLLCLLVSPLAALAQAPVIQISGANFRPLPLALSTPLVQGTESKATTQPVDDALLFDLRASGLFQVLDRASFLADAKEGMTAGSINFSRWADVGAESLVKYSLARDGSELKAEARVFNVGNGREEFKTAQSAPATQPSLLAHKVADAIYRYYTREPSPFLSSITYVRKSGKNKDVWVADWDGRNARQMTSGGINVLPALGPDGVVGYTSYQEGKPDLYVQKGAGLTRLKTNEGQMATGIAFSPDGKRVAYALADGESAQIWVANTEGGGARQLTDTRFGINTSPAWSPDGKRIAFVSNRGGSPQVYVMAADGSGVRRLTFQGNYNQTPSWSPRGDLIAFTARDERNAFDLFTVQVDSGKISRLTQDQGDNEEPSFSPNGRLLIFTSKRAGASQLFVMTAEGNNQMPLPSPKDKAEITTPDWGR; from the coding sequence GTGAACGCGAAAGCCCTCCTCCTGTGCCTGCTGGTGTCGCCGCTCGCCGCGCTCGCCCAGGCCCCCGTCATCCAGATCTCCGGCGCCAACTTCCGGCCCCTGCCCCTGGCGCTCTCCACCCCGCTCGTGCAGGGCACGGAGTCCAAGGCGACCACCCAGCCCGTGGATGACGCGCTGCTCTTCGACCTGCGCGCCTCCGGGCTCTTCCAGGTGCTCGACCGCGCGAGCTTCCTCGCCGACGCCAAGGAAGGCATGACGGCGGGCAGCATCAACTTCTCGCGCTGGGCGGACGTGGGCGCCGAGTCCCTGGTGAAGTACTCGCTCGCGCGGGACGGAAGCGAGCTCAAGGCCGAGGCGCGCGTGTTCAACGTGGGCAACGGCCGCGAGGAATTCAAGACGGCCCAGAGCGCTCCCGCCACGCAGCCCTCGCTGCTCGCGCACAAGGTGGCCGACGCCATCTACCGCTACTACACCCGCGAGCCGAGCCCCTTCCTGTCCTCCATCACCTACGTGCGCAAGTCGGGCAAGAACAAGGACGTGTGGGTGGCGGACTGGGACGGCCGCAACGCCCGGCAGATGACCAGCGGCGGCATCAACGTGCTGCCCGCGCTCGGGCCGGACGGCGTGGTGGGCTACACCTCCTACCAGGAGGGCAAGCCCGACCTGTACGTGCAGAAGGGCGCGGGGCTGACGCGGCTCAAGACGAACGAGGGACAGATGGCCACCGGCATCGCCTTCTCGCCGGATGGCAAGCGCGTCGCGTACGCCCTGGCCGATGGCGAGAGCGCTCAAATCTGGGTGGCGAACACGGAAGGCGGCGGCGCCAGGCAACTCACCGACACCCGCTTCGGCATCAACACCAGTCCCGCCTGGTCGCCGGATGGCAAGCGCATCGCCTTCGTGTCCAACCGGGGCGGCTCGCCCCAGGTGTACGTCATGGCCGCGGACGGCTCGGGCGTCCGGCGGCTCACCTTCCAGGGCAACTACAACCAGACGCCGAGCTGGTCGCCTCGGGGAGACCTCATCGCCTTCACCGCGCGCGACGAGCGCAACGCCTTCGATCTCTTCACCGTCCAGGTGGACAGCGGGAAGATCTCCCGCCTCACCCAGGACCAGGGCGACAACGAGGAGCCGAGCTTCTCACCCAACGGGCGCCTGCTGATCTTCACCTCCAAGCGCGCGGGAGCCTCGCAGCTCTTCGTCATGACGGCGGAGGGCAACAACCAGATGCCCCTGCCCTCGCCCAAGGACAAGGCCGAGATCACCACGCCCGACTGGGGCCGCTGA
- a CDS encoding aminotransferase class V-fold PLP-dependent enzyme produces the protein MDSSPLRAHWSLDPDVTFLNHGSFGACPTRVLEEQSRLRARMEANPVRFLHRELPALADAARESLGNFLDANPDDLAFLPNATTGVNTVLRSLRFAPGDELLTTDHEYNASRNALDFVAQEWGVTVVVARLPWPLPSSQAVVDAVLSHVTERTRLLLVDHVTSQTGLVLPVASLVRALKTRGVETLVDGAHGPGQVPVSLRELGAAYYTGNCHKWMCSPKGAAFLYVRRDLQPGIRPLVISHGYNSRREDRSRFRLDFDWMGTNDPTPALCIPTALETVDRLIPGGWTEVMARNRAQALAARSLLHQKLGGAPRCPEDMVGSMATVALPNGFPEEPSALGLDPLQERLFDEHRIEVQITPWPRAPQRHVRISAQLYNSHAEYQRLAEALVALLR, from the coding sequence ATGGACAGCTCCCCCCTGCGTGCCCATTGGTCGCTCGACCCCGACGTGACCTTCCTCAATCACGGCTCCTTCGGCGCCTGCCCCACCCGCGTGCTGGAGGAGCAGTCCCGGCTGCGCGCGCGCATGGAGGCCAACCCCGTGCGCTTCCTCCACCGGGAACTGCCAGCGTTGGCCGACGCGGCCCGGGAATCCCTCGGGAACTTCCTCGACGCGAACCCCGACGACCTGGCCTTCCTCCCCAACGCCACCACGGGCGTCAACACCGTGCTGCGCTCGTTGCGCTTCGCGCCCGGTGACGAGCTGCTCACCACGGACCATGAGTACAACGCCTCGCGCAACGCGCTCGACTTCGTGGCCCAGGAATGGGGCGTGACGGTGGTGGTGGCCCGGCTGCCCTGGCCCCTGCCCTCGTCCCAGGCGGTGGTGGACGCGGTGCTGTCCCACGTCACCGAGCGCACCCGGCTGCTGCTCGTCGACCACGTCACCAGTCAGACGGGCCTCGTGCTGCCCGTGGCCTCGCTCGTGCGCGCATTGAAGACCCGGGGCGTGGAAACCCTCGTGGATGGAGCCCACGGCCCCGGCCAGGTGCCCGTGTCCCTGCGCGAGCTCGGCGCCGCGTACTACACCGGCAACTGCCACAAATGGATGTGCAGCCCCAAGGGCGCCGCCTTCCTCTATGTGCGCCGCGACCTCCAGCCCGGCATCCGCCCCCTCGTCATCAGCCACGGGTACAACTCCCGGCGCGAGGACCGCTCCCGCTTCCGCCTGGACTTCGACTGGATGGGGACGAACGATCCCACCCCCGCGCTGTGCATCCCCACCGCCCTCGAGACCGTGGACCGCCTGATTCCCGGAGGCTGGACCGAGGTGATGGCGCGCAACCGCGCCCAGGCCCTCGCGGCGAGGAGCCTGTTGCACCAGAAGCTCGGCGGCGCCCCCCGCTGCCCCGAGGACATGGTCGGCTCCATGGCCACCGTCGCCCTCCCCAATGGCTTTCCCGAGGAGCCCTCGGCGCTCGGGCTGGATCCCCTCCAGGAGCGGCTCTTCGACGAGCATCGCATCGAGGTGCAGATCACCCCCTGGCCGCGCGCCCCCCAGCGCCATGTCCGGATCTCCGCCCAGCTCTATAACTCACACGCCGAGTACCAACGGCTCGCGGAAGCTTTGGTGGCGCTGCTGCGCTGA
- a CDS encoding Ppx/GppA phosphatase family protein, protein MPRYATIDVGTNSVLLLVADRQPDGRFQAVLERAEITRLGRGVDQSRRLSPEGMEATLQVLSDFASEARQLGAEDIAVSATSAARDAQNGAEFLAAAQARAGVTVEIIAGELEAQLSFGSAYADFGRDAGGPLVVVDIGGGSTEFIYGDTAGKVLFRHSFDVGAVRMTERFIRADPPSAEERARLEAHLRETFSALPPCPPGARLVGIAGTVTTLYTLQHAIDPYDAERVHGGVLTRAELEALTDSLSQRTLAVRQKLPGLQPKRADVIPAGAFILLESLRALGLERCLVSDRGVRWGLLSHRFGVPRT, encoded by the coding sequence ATGCCCCGATACGCCACCATCGACGTGGGGACCAACTCGGTCCTCCTGCTCGTCGCCGACCGCCAGCCCGACGGACGTTTCCAGGCCGTCCTGGAGCGCGCGGAAATCACCCGCCTGGGCCGAGGCGTGGATCAGAGCCGCCGCCTGTCGCCCGAGGGCATGGAAGCCACGCTCCAGGTGCTCAGTGACTTCGCCAGCGAGGCGAGGCAGCTCGGCGCGGAGGACATCGCCGTGTCCGCCACCAGCGCCGCGCGCGACGCCCAGAATGGCGCCGAGTTCCTCGCCGCCGCCCAGGCCCGCGCTGGCGTCACCGTGGAGATCATCGCCGGGGAACTGGAAGCCCAGTTGTCCTTCGGCTCGGCCTACGCGGACTTCGGCCGCGACGCGGGCGGCCCCCTGGTGGTGGTGGACATCGGCGGAGGCTCCACCGAGTTCATCTACGGGGACACCGCGGGCAAGGTCCTCTTCCGGCACAGCTTCGACGTGGGCGCGGTGCGCATGACCGAGCGCTTCATCCGCGCGGATCCCCCCTCCGCCGAGGAGCGGGCACGCCTGGAGGCCCACCTGCGAGAGACCTTCTCCGCGCTCCCCCCCTGCCCTCCGGGGGCCCGGTTGGTGGGCATCGCCGGCACGGTGACGACGCTCTACACCCTGCAGCACGCCATCGACCCGTACGACGCCGAGCGAGTCCACGGCGGTGTGCTCACGCGCGCGGAGCTGGAGGCCCTGACGGACTCGCTGAGCCAGCGGACCCTCGCCGTGCGCCAGAAACTGCCCGGCCTGCAACCCAAGCGCGCGGACGTCATCCCCGCCGGGGCCTTCATCCTGCTGGAATCCCTGCGGGCGCTCGGACTCGAGCGCTGCCTCGTGAGTGACCGGGGCGTGCGTTGGGGCCTGCTCTCGCATCGCTTCGGAGTCCCCCGCACATGA
- a CDS encoding spinster family MFS transporter has product MSRPLAVAENSPSAAATSTYALLILSLINLVNYLDRYIVTVALPYIQRDFQLDNTQAGLLGSFFMVVFMLASPISGFLGDRVPRRYLVAAGVLLWSLATGASGLATSFFALMVARACVGIGEAGYGAVAPSIISDLYPREQRTRVLSFFYIAIPVGAAAGYGLGGWLSEAYSWHVAFFAGGVPGLILGAMAFFMHEPERGAMDGPEAQKKLPFLVGLKGLARNDAFWWTTGGYTLMTFAIGGLAFWLPSFLVNERGLTADRAGFLSGAVTAVAGLSGTMMGGWLGDKMDRRTPGGGLRMSGVGLLLAAPLMFLSVQMNALAPMFTVIFLAQFLIFLNSGPINAAIVNAVPPAFRAFAMGLNVLFIHMLGDALSPTAIGKVADMRSLGFAIELNALPVLLGGLALLMAGKAFRNVNA; this is encoded by the coding sequence ATGAGCCGCCCCCTCGCCGTGGCCGAGAATTCCCCCTCCGCCGCCGCCACCAGCACCTACGCGCTGCTCATCCTCTCCCTCATCAACCTGGTCAACTACCTCGACCGGTACATCGTCACGGTCGCCCTGCCCTACATCCAGCGGGACTTCCAGCTCGACAACACCCAGGCGGGGCTGCTCGGCAGCTTCTTCATGGTGGTGTTCATGCTGGCCTCGCCCATCAGCGGCTTCCTCGGCGACCGCGTGCCGCGCCGCTACCTGGTGGCCGCGGGCGTGCTGCTCTGGAGCCTGGCGACGGGCGCCTCGGGGCTCGCGACCAGCTTCTTCGCGCTCATGGTGGCCCGCGCGTGCGTGGGCATCGGCGAGGCGGGCTACGGCGCGGTGGCCCCCTCCATCATCTCCGACCTCTACCCGCGCGAGCAGCGCACGCGCGTGCTGTCGTTCTTCTACATCGCCATCCCCGTGGGAGCGGCCGCGGGCTATGGGCTCGGCGGGTGGTTGAGCGAGGCCTACTCGTGGCACGTGGCCTTCTTCGCGGGCGGCGTGCCGGGCCTCATCCTGGGCGCCATGGCCTTCTTCATGCACGAGCCCGAGCGCGGCGCCATGGACGGTCCCGAGGCCCAGAAGAAGCTGCCCTTCCTCGTGGGCCTCAAGGGCCTGGCGCGCAACGACGCCTTCTGGTGGACCACGGGCGGCTACACGCTGATGACGTTCGCCATTGGCGGACTGGCCTTCTGGCTGCCCTCCTTCCTCGTCAACGAGCGTGGACTGACAGCGGACCGGGCGGGATTCCTCTCCGGCGCGGTCACCGCGGTCGCGGGCCTGTCCGGCACGATGATGGGCGGCTGGCTCGGCGACAAGATGGACCGGCGCACGCCCGGAGGAGGCCTGCGCATGTCGGGCGTGGGCCTGCTGCTCGCCGCGCCACTCATGTTCCTGTCGGTGCAAATGAACGCGCTCGCGCCCATGTTCACCGTCATCTTCCTGGCCCAGTTCCTCATCTTCCTCAACAGCGGACCCATCAACGCGGCCATCGTCAACGCCGTGCCCCCGGCCTTCCGCGCCTTCGCCATGGGGCTCAACGTCCTCTTCATCCACATGCTGGGCGACGCCCTCTCGCCCACCGCCATCGGTAAGGTGGCGGACATGCGCAGCCTGGGCTTCGCCATCGAATTGAACGCTCTTCCCGTGCTTCTGGGAGGACTCGCGTTATTGATGGCGGGCAAGGCGTTCCGGAACGTGAACGCCTGA
- a CDS encoding NADH:flavin oxidoreductase/NADH oxidase, translating to MSSLLFTPLQLRGVTLPNRIAVSPMCQYSSEDGFANDWHFVHLGSRAVGGAGLVIFEASGVEAEGRISPQDLGIYKDEHVAPLARIVKFIHEHGSVAGIQLAHAGRKASKSPPWEGDTTVAPTAGGWTPVAPSALPFDDQSTVPTALDEAGIQRVIRAFAEATDRAKAAGFRVVEIHGAHGYLLHEFLSPLSNQRTDQYGGSFENRVRLIREVTRTVRQRWPADLPLFVRLSATDWVDGGWTLEDSVALSRLLKEDGADLIDCSSGAIVPGVKIPAGPGYQVPLSARVREQAGVATGAVGFIQSAFQAESILRTGQADIVLLARELLRDPYWPLHAAKELHVQAQWPKQYERARS from the coding sequence GTGAGCAGCCTGCTCTTCACCCCGCTACAGTTGCGCGGGGTCACCCTGCCGAACCGCATCGCCGTCTCGCCCATGTGCCAGTACTCGAGCGAGGACGGCTTCGCGAATGACTGGCACTTCGTCCACCTGGGCTCCCGGGCCGTGGGGGGCGCGGGGCTCGTCATCTTCGAGGCCAGCGGGGTCGAGGCGGAAGGCCGCATCTCGCCGCAGGACCTCGGCATCTACAAGGACGAGCACGTGGCGCCGCTCGCGCGTATCGTGAAGTTCATCCACGAGCACGGCTCGGTGGCGGGCATCCAGCTCGCGCACGCGGGACGCAAGGCCTCCAAGTCGCCCCCGTGGGAGGGAGACACCACCGTTGCCCCCACCGCCGGCGGCTGGACGCCCGTGGCCCCCAGCGCGCTGCCCTTCGACGACCAGTCCACCGTCCCCACGGCGCTCGATGAGGCGGGCATCCAACGCGTCATCCGCGCCTTCGCCGAGGCCACGGACCGGGCGAAGGCGGCGGGCTTCCGCGTGGTGGAGATCCACGGTGCCCACGGCTACCTCCTGCACGAGTTCCTCTCGCCCCTGTCCAACCAGCGCACGGATCAATACGGCGGCTCCTTCGAGAACCGCGTGCGGCTCATCCGCGAGGTGACGCGCACGGTGCGCCAGCGCTGGCCCGCGGACCTGCCCCTCTTCGTGCGCCTGTCCGCCACGGACTGGGTCGACGGTGGTTGGACGCTGGAGGACTCGGTGGCGCTCTCCCGGCTGCTCAAGGAGGATGGCGCCGACCTCATCGATTGCTCCTCGGGCGCCATCGTCCCGGGCGTGAAGATCCCCGCCGGTCCGGGCTATCAAGTCCCGCTGTCCGCGCGCGTGCGCGAGCAGGCGGGCGTCGCCACCGGGGCCGTGGGCTTCATCCAGTCCGCCTTCCAGGCCGAGAGCATCCTCCGAACCGGACAGGCGGACATCGTCCTGCTGGCGCGTGAGCTGCTTCGCGACCCGTACTGGCCCCTCCACGCCGCGAAGGAGCTGCACGTCCAGGCGCAATGGCCGAAGCAGTACGAGCGCGCGCGGAGCTGA
- a CDS encoding DUF3050 domain-containing protein — translation MIPAARPPTPPLDRLLDSTSSLRQSLVEHAIYTRLSKLPALRAFMRAHVFAVWDFMSLLKTLQRRLTCVEVPWMPPPDIICARWINEIVLGEETDEVRPGEYRSHFDLYLEAMRETGADTTPVLRMLESLRSGAPLDTALEHAPHAARAFVRHTLALTQASTHEVAAAFLLGREQLLPSVFEHMLQAVEPLGEPCASLRLYLERHILLDGGEHGANAASLLSRLCGEDSRKWSEAEAAALSALSARRALWDGVFEA, via the coding sequence ATGATTCCCGCCGCACGACCACCCACTCCGCCCCTGGACAGGCTGTTGGACTCCACCTCCAGCCTTCGCCAGTCACTCGTCGAACACGCCATCTACACCCGGCTCTCCAAGCTCCCGGCACTGCGCGCCTTCATGCGCGCGCACGTGTTCGCCGTGTGGGACTTCATGAGCCTGCTCAAGACGCTCCAGCGCCGGCTCACCTGCGTGGAGGTGCCCTGGATGCCGCCCCCGGACATCATCTGCGCGCGGTGGATCAACGAAATCGTCCTGGGCGAGGAGACGGACGAGGTGCGCCCGGGCGAGTACCGCAGCCACTTCGACCTGTACCTGGAGGCCATGCGCGAGACCGGAGCCGACACCACGCCGGTGCTCCGGATGCTGGAGTCGCTGCGTTCGGGAGCCCCGCTCGACACCGCGCTGGAGCATGCGCCCCACGCCGCCCGGGCCTTCGTGCGGCACACCCTCGCGCTGACCCAGGCGAGCACCCATGAAGTGGCCGCCGCCTTCCTGCTCGGCCGCGAACAACTGCTGCCCTCGGTCTTCGAGCACATGCTCCAGGCCGTGGAGCCCCTGGGCGAGCCCTGCGCGTCCCTCCGCCTCTACCTGGAGCGCCACATCCTGTTGGACGGTGGCGAGCATGGCGCGAACGCCGCGTCGCTGCTGAGCCGGCTGTGCGGCGAGGACTCGCGCAAGTGGAGTGAAGCGGAAGCGGCGGCGCTGTCCGCGCTGAGCGCCCGGCGGGCCCTGTGGGACGGCGTGTTCGAGGCGTAG
- a CDS encoding arylamine N-acetyltransferase family protein: MDLGHYLQRMGYRGPLQPTLEALRELHLQHLQAVPFENLDVHGHRSLVLDEAALFDKVVRGNRGGCCHELNGLFAALLRTLGFQVSYLSARVSTDGAWPTTPEFEHLVLEVTLEDRWLVDVGFGDCFDEPLPLVPGRWPSAGRVFRLEPREAEWMLAREEPDGDARLLYVFSRVPRRLEDFAERFQHHQSSPDSLLGGEVLCTRKTPRGRVTLRGDRLILTEREHRVERVLGPSEERDQLLLSHFGIPLGSALTPRR; encoded by the coding sequence ATGGACCTCGGCCACTACCTGCAGCGCATGGGCTATCGCGGGCCCCTCCAGCCCACGCTGGAGGCCCTGCGGGAGCTGCACCTCCAGCACCTCCAGGCCGTTCCCTTCGAGAACCTGGATGTCCACGGCCATCGCTCCCTCGTCCTCGACGAGGCGGCGCTCTTCGACAAGGTGGTTCGCGGCAACCGGGGCGGCTGCTGCCACGAACTCAATGGGCTGTTCGCCGCCTTGCTGCGCACCCTGGGCTTCCAGGTCTCCTACCTGTCCGCGCGGGTCTCCACGGATGGCGCCTGGCCCACCACGCCCGAGTTCGAGCACCTCGTCCTGGAAGTCACCCTGGAGGATCGCTGGCTCGTGGATGTGGGCTTCGGGGACTGCTTCGACGAGCCCCTTCCCCTCGTTCCAGGACGCTGGCCCTCGGCGGGGCGGGTGTTCCGTCTGGAGCCTCGCGAGGCGGAGTGGATGCTCGCGCGGGAAGAGCCGGACGGGGATGCCCGGCTCCTCTATGTGTTCTCGCGCGTGCCCCGGCGCCTGGAGGACTTCGCGGAGCGCTTCCAGCACCACCAGTCCTCGCCCGACTCGCTGCTGGGTGGAGAGGTGCTGTGCACGCGCAAGACGCCCCGGGGGCGGGTGACCCTGCGGGGGGATCGGCTCATCCTCACCGAGAGAGAGCACCGGGTGGAGCGGGTGCTCGGCCCCTCGGAGGAGCGCGATCAGCTCCTGCTGTCTCACTTCGGTATTCCGCTCGGCTCCGCGTTGACGCCTCGTCGTTGA
- a CDS encoding lysophospholipid acyltransferase family protein codes for MFYSFVRTVVALLLRLFYRVKVHAPQAEPEGPVIFVGNHPNGLIDPALVFILTRRHVTFLAKEPLFRIPVIGWLLKGLGALPVYRKQDDPSQMGRNEGTLEAARGALVAGRAITLFPEGKSHSEPALAELKTGAARIALGAARQGAPVRIVPVGLTYADKHLFRSEVLIEVGTPIEVRDFLPADDASEPASVRALTERIAGALRSVTLNLEQWEDLPLLQLAERLYALRQKQAVDPERLRYWARGLHLFRSEQPERFARVRVEFMSFYWRLALVRADPTDLSLEYRPVPVARFVVKNLLLLAFGLPLYALGLVLFYVPYLLPRWASRKAELDIQATVKFLTAWGVSWAWWGLLTLGAWLWGGAAVGLPVLVGVPLLALLTLYLSERWAVVWHDVAVFFTLGSRAKLKERLVAEGTALAEAVEGLAGEYRPRLDASPTPSNLLAGH; via the coding sequence GTGTTCTACAGCTTCGTACGGACGGTGGTGGCGCTGTTGCTGCGGCTCTTCTACCGGGTGAAGGTTCATGCGCCCCAGGCCGAGCCCGAGGGGCCGGTCATCTTCGTGGGCAACCACCCCAATGGGCTCATCGATCCCGCGCTCGTCTTCATTCTCACGCGCCGGCACGTGACCTTCCTGGCCAAGGAGCCGCTCTTCCGGATTCCCGTCATCGGTTGGCTGCTCAAGGGCCTGGGCGCGCTGCCGGTGTACCGCAAGCAGGATGACCCCTCGCAGATGGGCCGCAACGAGGGGACGCTGGAAGCGGCGAGGGGCGCGCTCGTCGCGGGCCGGGCCATCACCTTGTTCCCCGAGGGCAAGAGCCATTCGGAGCCCGCGCTCGCGGAGCTGAAGACGGGGGCGGCGCGCATCGCGCTCGGGGCGGCGCGGCAGGGCGCTCCGGTGCGCATCGTGCCGGTGGGTCTCACGTACGCGGACAAGCACCTGTTCCGCAGCGAAGTGCTCATCGAGGTGGGGACCCCCATCGAGGTGCGCGACTTCCTGCCCGCGGATGACGCCAGCGAGCCCGCCTCGGTGCGCGCGCTCACCGAGCGCATCGCCGGAGCGCTGCGCTCGGTGACCCTCAACCTGGAGCAATGGGAGGATCTGCCGCTGCTCCAGCTGGCCGAGCGGCTGTATGCCCTGCGGCAGAAGCAGGCGGTGGATCCCGAGCGGCTGCGCTACTGGGCCCGGGGACTGCACCTCTTCCGCTCCGAGCAACCCGAGCGCTTCGCCCGGGTGCGCGTCGAGTTCATGTCCTTCTATTGGCGGCTCGCGCTGGTGCGGGCGGACCCCACGGACCTGTCCCTGGAATACCGCCCCGTGCCCGTGGCTCGCTTCGTGGTGAAGAACCTGTTGCTGCTCGCCTTCGGCCTGCCCCTCTATGCGTTGGGGCTCGTCCTGTTCTACGTGCCCTACCTCCTGCCGCGCTGGGCGAGCCGCAAGGCCGAGCTGGACATCCAGGCGACGGTGAAGTTCCTCACCGCGTGGGGGGTGTCCTGGGCGTGGTGGGGACTGCTCACGCTGGGCGCCTGGCTGTGGGGAGGCGCCGCAGTGGGATTGCCCGTGCTGGTGGGCGTGCCCCTGCTCGCGCTGCTCACGCTCTATCTGTCGGAGCGCTGGGCGGTCGTGTGGCACGACGTGGCCGTGTTCTTCACCCTGGGCAGCCGGGCGAAGCTCAAGGAACGGCTCGTGGCCGAGGGCACTGCCCTGGCGGAGGCGGTGGAGGGCCTGGCGGGCGAGTACCGGCCCCGGCTGGACGCATCCCCGACGCCTTCCAACCTGCTCGCGGGTCATTAG